One window from the genome of Scyliorhinus torazame isolate Kashiwa2021f chromosome 3, sScyTor2.1, whole genome shotgun sequence encodes:
- the LOC140408678 gene encoding interleukin-8-like, translating into MKSQTIVLLVATIVICLAAHGLSVGSPTNSRCKCVNVHSRFIPPKYYRHIDIFPQGSFCRKLEIVITLKNGKHVCVNPLIPWVKKVISLLTEKSELTPSNSEASSTE; encoded by the exons ATGAAGTCCCAAACCATTGTTTTGCTGGTGGCAACAATCGTGATCTGCCTAGCTGCTCATG GTTTGTCCGTAGGAAGCCCAACAAACTCAAGATGCAAATGTGTTAACGTCCACTCCCGTTTCATTCCACCAAAATACTATCGGCACATCGACATCTTTCCTCAGGGCTCCTTCTGCAGAAAATTAGAGATTGT AATTACCCTGAAGAATGGGAAGCATGTTTGTGTGAATCCTCTAATTCCATGGGTGAAAAAAGTTATTAGTCTCCTTACTGAAAA GTCAGAACTCACTCCATCTAATTCAGAGGCGTCATCAACTGAATGA